In Streptomyces liangshanensis, the DNA window CCCTGAGAGCGATCTCCTATGCTCACCCCATGACGCAGAGCACCGGCCCCGGTCCCGATCTCGACCCCGAGGACCGCAAGATCATCACGCTGGCCCGCAGCGCCCGCGCCCGCAACGGCGTGCCCGAGGGCGCGGCCGTACGGGACAACACCGGCAGGACGTACGTGGCCGGCACGGTCGACCTCCCCTCCCTCAAGCTCAGCGCCCTCAGGACGGCCGTCGCGATGGCGGTCGCCAGCGGAGCCGACTCCCTGGAGGCCGCGGCGGTCGTCTCGGAGTCCACCACCGTCCCCGACGAGGACCGCGCCGCGGTACGCGACCTCGGCGGTGACCTGACGCCCGTGCTGCTCGCGGGCCCCGACGGCGTCCCCCGCGTCACGGTCCAGGCCGGCTGACGGCGGGGCGTCGCCCTCCCGTTGCCGGGCGCCCGGGGCGCGTCCCGTCGGTGGCTGGTCGGCGGGGCGTGCGGGATCGGGGAGAATGGGCGCCATGAGCGCTCGTACCCCCTCTTCGTCCGAGGCACCCGAAGCCCCTCACCGGGCCGGCTTCGCCTGCTTCGTCGGCCGCCCCAACGCGGGCAAGTCCACCCTCACGAACGCTCTGGTCGGTCAGAAGGTGGCCATCACCTCGAACCGGCCCCAGACCACCCGCCACACCGTCCGGGGCATCGTCCACCGGCCGGAGGCGCAGCTGATCCTGGTCGACACCCCCGGCCTCCACAAGCCGCGCACACTGCTCGGCGAGCGCCTCAACGACGTCGTGCGCGCCACCTGGTCCGAGGTCGACGTGATCGGCTTCTGCCTGCCCGCCGACCAGAAGCTCGGCCCCGGCGACCGGTTCATCGCCAAGGAACTGGCCGGGATCAAGAAGACGCCGAAGGTCGCCGTCGTCACCAAGACCGACCTGGTCGAGTCCAGGACCCTCGCCGAGCAGCTCATCGCCATCGACCAGCTCGGCAAGGAGATCGGCCTGGAGTGGGCCGAGATCGTCCCGGTGTCGGCGGTCGGCGACCAGCAGGTCGGTCTCCTCGCCGACCTCCTCGTCCCGCTGCTCCCCGTGAGCCCGCCGCTCTACCCGGAGGGCGACCTCACGGACGAGCCCGAGATGGTCATGGTCGCCGAGCTGATCCGGGAAGCCGCGCTGGAAGGCGTACGGGACGAGCTGCCGCACTCGATCGCGGTGGTCGTCGAGGAGATGCTGCCGCGCGAGGACCGCCCGGCGGACAAGCCGCTGCTCGACATCCACGCCAACGTCTACATCGAGCGGCCCAGTCAGAAGGGCATCATCATCGGCCCGAAGGGCAAGCGGCTCAAGGAGGTCGGGACGAAGTCCCGCAAGCACATCGAGGCGCTGCTCGGTACGCCGGTCTTCCTCGACCTGCACGTCAAGGTCGCCAAGGACTGGCAGCGCGACCCGAAGCAGCTGCGCAAGCTGGGCTTCTGAGGTCCCGGGGGCCGGACTCCCGGCCGCTCCGGAGGGCGGACACGGAACCTTCCGGGGAAGTGGTCCCGTATCCGGGCACCCTGCCCTGTCGGCCCGATATGCCGATATTCTGATTGTCGTGTCGACCACTGATCCCACCGACGTCCTGCGCGAGGGGTTCGCACGTTTCCTGGAGCGGCTGCGGGAGGTCGACGAGGACGAGGACGACCCGGTCGCCGAGCTGTTCGCGCTCTGCCGCGCGTACCGGGAGTTCGCCCTCACCGAACCCGACGTCTACGCCGTGCTGTTCGGCGGCTCGGGACTCTCCGGCTTCCAACCGGGCGTCGCGCACCGGGAGATGGGTCTGTACGTGCTCCGCGTGCCGAACGGCGCGATCCAGCGCGCGGTCGCGGCGGGCCGGTTCCGTCAGGCCGACGAAGGCCTGCTCGTCCGCCGACTGTGGTGCCTGCTGCACGGGATGGCCGAGCTGGAGCGGACCGGGTACCTCCCCGGGCGGTACGGCCACCGGGCCTTCCTGGACGCCGCCGTACGGGACTTCGCGGTCGGCGCGGGCGACACCTTCGAGGCGGCGACGGCGTCAGGCGCCTTCCTTGAGGACGCGTGACACGAGCGCGCGCTGCGCGTCGGACAGGTGCGGGTCCGCGCAGCGGAAGACGCGGCCGTCGACCGTGACCGTATAGCTGAAACCGTCGGGCACGACCGACCGGGGCGCTTCCCGGGCGTCGGCCAGCGCCTGTTCGGCGAGGGCCCGCCAGCCCGCCGCGTCGGGCAGGGCCGAGATGTCGATCCCGGCCCTGCGCTCGATGCCCGCGAAACCGCCTGTGCGCCGTACGTCGATCCGCATGGGTCCTGTCTAACGCAACCGGGGCGCCCGTGGGGAGGGCGACGCACCCCGGGCGCCGCTCACGCCGTGCTGACCCCGACCTCCGTCCAGGCCTTCAGCACCGCCTCGTGCTCCGGCGTGCCGTCCCCGAAGCGGGTACGCGCCGCCGCGACCGTCTGCCCGGCGAACTCCGTGAAGTTCGCGTCGACCTCCAGGCCGCCGCCGGTCAGCACGTCGAACCAGATCTGCCCCGCCCGCTCCCAGGACTTCCCGCCGAGTTGCGTGGCGAGCAGGTGGAACGCCCGGTTGGGGATCCCGGAGTTGATGTGCACGCCGCCGTTGTCGCGTCCCGTCCGCACGTAGTCGTCCATCGACCCCGGCTGCGGGTCCTTGCCGAGGACGTCGTCGTCGTACGCGCTGCCCGGCTCCTTCATCGAGCGCAGGGCGACTCCCGAGACGCGCGGGGCGAGCAGCCCGGCGCCGATGAGCCAGTCCGCCTCGGCGGCCGTCTGGTCCAGCGTGTACTGCTTGACCAGGGAGCCGAAGACGTCGGACACGGACTCGTTGAGGGCGCCCGGCTGCCCGTAGTAGCTCAGGTTGGCGGTGTACTGCGTCAGGCCGTGGGCCAGTTCGTGCGCGATCACGTCGACCGGCAGCGTGAAGTCGAGGAAGATCTCCCCGTCCCCGTCGCCGAACACCATCTGCTCGCCGTCCCAGAACGCGTTCCCGTAGTCCTGGTCGTAGTGGACGCTCGCGACGAGCGGCAGCCCCGCGCCGTCCAGCGAGTCCCGCCCGTACGCCGACAGCAGCAGCTCGAACGTCGCGCCGAGCCCGCCGTACGCCCGGTTGACGGTGGCGTCCGTGCCCGGCTCGTCGCCCTCGGACCTGACCTTCCTGCCCGGCAGGGCCGTACGGTTCCCGCAGTCGTGGATGGTCCGCTCGGGCCGGCCGGTCGGCGCGTCGGGGGTCGCGGGGGCGCCCAGGGTGGTCGTGAGCGCGCGGCGCGTACGGCGCGCGGCGTCCGCCTCCAGGGTGCGGCGGGCGGGCCCGGAGAGGGCCGGGTCGTCGGCCCTGGCGAGTTTGTCGAGCACGTGCGGCGGCACGATCGTGCAGAAGACGGGGTGCGGGACTGCGGAACGGTTGGCATCCATGAGAGGAATGTGGCACCACGTGCGCGCTCTGTCACTCAATGCCACCATGATGGCTGAAATGGAGTGATCTGCCGGTATTCGGTCCCGCATACTGATACGGACGGTCCGGGGCGGGCCGCCTCGGATACAGTGCCAGGCATCATGCGTTACGGGCTGCTTCTCCTTAGCTGCCGCGGCGAGGGTCTGTAGTCGCAGGCCGACCCCCTCCCCGCGGAGTCTGGTGTTGCGGTTTTCCCGCCCCGTCGGCCGTCCCAGCGGACACACGAGGAGCCCTGCGCAATGTCTGAGCCTTCCGTCACTTCTGTCGGTCGCCCCACGCCCGTGACCAACGCGACCCACACCCAGAAGCCTTCCGGGATGCCGATTCACAAGTACGGCCGGTACGAGGCCGTGGCGATCCCGGACCGTACGTGGCCGGAGAAGCGGGTCACCACCGCGCCGCGCTGGCTGTCCACCGACCTGCGCGACGGCAATCAGGCGCTGATCGATCCGATGTCCCCGGCGCGCAAGCGGGAGATGTTCGATCTGCTGGTGCGGATGGGTTACAAGGAGATCGAGGTGGGTTTCCCGTCCTCGGGTGAGACCGACTTCGCGTTCGTGCGGTCGATCATCGAGGAAGGCGCGATCCCCGAGGACGTGACGATCTCCGTCCTGACCCAGGCCCGTGAGGAGCTGATCGAGCGCACGGTGGAGTCCCTGCGGGGCGCGCACCGGGCGACGGTGCATCTGTACAACGCGACCGCGCCCACCTTCCGCCGGGTGGTGTTCCGGGGGACGAAGGAGCAGGTCAGGCAGATCGCGGTGGACGGTACGCGGCTGGTGATGGAGTACGCGGAGAAGATCCTCGGCCCCGAGACGATCTTCGGCTACCAGTACAGCCCGGAGATCTTCACCGACACCGAGCTGGACTTCGCGCTGGAGGTCTGCGAGGCGGTCATGGACGTCTGGCAGCCGGAGGCCGGCCGCGAGATCATCCTCAACCTGCCGGCCACGGTGGAGCGTTCGACGCCCTCGACCCACGCGGACCGCTTCGAGTGGATGTCGCGGAACCTGTCGCGTCGTGAGTTCGTGTGCCTGTCGGTGCATCCGCACAACGACCGGGGTACGGCCGTCGCCGCCGCCGAGCTGGCGCTGATGGCCGGGGCCGACCGGATCGAGGGGTGTCTGTTCGGGCAGGGCGAGCGCACCGGCAACGTGGACCTGGTGACGCTGGGGATGAACCTCTTCTCCCAGGGCGTCGACCCGCAGATCGACTTCTCGCAGATCGACGAGATCCGGCGCACCAGTGAGTACTGCAACCAGATGGAGATCCACCCGCGGCATCCCTACGCGGGCGATCTGGTCTACACGTCGTTCTCGGGTTCGCATCAGGACGCGATCAAGAAGGGCTTCGACGCGATGGCCGCGGACGCGGCGGCCCGGGGGAAGGGTGTGGACGAGATCGAGTGGGCGGTGCCGTACCTGCCGATCGATCCGAAGGACGTGGGGCGGTCGTACGAGGCGGTCATCCGGGTCAACTCGCAGTCGGGGAAGGGTGGTGTGGCGTATGTCCTGAAGAACGGGCACAAGCTGGACCTGCCGCGGCGGATGCAGATCGAGTTCTCCCGGATCATCCAGAGCAAGACCGACGCCGAGGGCGGCGAGGTCACCCCGGGCCAGATCTGGTCCGTGTTCCAGGACGAGTACCTGCCCAACCCCGACAACCCCTGGGGCCGGATCCAGCTCACTTCCGGCCAGACCACGACCGGCACCGACGGCCAGGACACCCTGACCGTGCACGCCTCCGTGGACGGTACGGAAACGGTCCTGAGCGGCACCGGCAACGGCCCGATCTCCGCCTTCTTCGACGCCCTGGCCGCGGTCGGCGTGGACGCCAGGCTGCTGGACTACCAGGAGCACACCATGAGCGAGGGCGCGAGCGCCCAGGCCGCCTCGTACATCGAGTGCGCGATCGACGGAAAGGTCCTGTGGGGCATCGGGATCGACGCGAACACCACACGCGCGTCACTCAAGGCGGTCATTTCCGCGGTGAACCGCGCCGCGCGCTGATCCGGCCTCCGCACCCCGCTGACCTGAGGTTTCGCGAGCCCCGCCCACCCGGACCGGTGGGCGGGGTTCAGCCATTCATGGCGATCTCGCGCCGGGGTGCTGACGCCGCTTCGAAGATGTGGCTAACATCACGTCAACGCGGCAATGTTGCCGGAGCGTTACGGAGGTGCGCGACGTGCTGCCAGCTCAGGGATCAAGTGGCCGAAAAGTGCGCATCTGTGGCGTTCGTACGTCCTGGAACACAGTGGGCGACGGGGAGTTCTTCTGCCCCGACTGCGGAGGCGACCGCAACTACCGCCGCCGCACGGGCCGTCGCCGCTTCACGGTCCTCGGCGTGCCGCTACTGGCGCGCGGGACGGCGGGACCGGTCGTCGAATGCGCCGCCTGCCACGCCCACTTCGGTACGGACGTGCTCGACCACCCCACCACGGTCCGGTTCTCCGCGATGCTGCGCGACGCCGTCCACACGGTGGCGCTCG includes these proteins:
- a CDS encoding cytidine deaminase, which encodes MTQSTGPGPDLDPEDRKIITLARSARARNGVPEGAAVRDNTGRTYVAGTVDLPSLKLSALRTAVAMAVASGADSLEAAAVVSESTTVPDEDRAAVRDLGGDLTPVLLAGPDGVPRVTVQAG
- the era gene encoding GTPase Era, which gives rise to MGAMSARTPSSSEAPEAPHRAGFACFVGRPNAGKSTLTNALVGQKVAITSNRPQTTRHTVRGIVHRPEAQLILVDTPGLHKPRTLLGERLNDVVRATWSEVDVIGFCLPADQKLGPGDRFIAKELAGIKKTPKVAVVTKTDLVESRTLAEQLIAIDQLGKEIGLEWAEIVPVSAVGDQQVGLLADLLVPLLPVSPPLYPEGDLTDEPEMVMVAELIREAALEGVRDELPHSIAVVVEEMLPREDRPADKPLLDIHANVYIERPSQKGIIIGPKGKRLKEVGTKSRKHIEALLGTPVFLDLHVKVAKDWQRDPKQLRKLGF
- a CDS encoding TetR-like C-terminal domain-containing protein; amino-acid sequence: MSTTDPTDVLREGFARFLERLREVDEDEDDPVAELFALCRAYREFALTEPDVYAVLFGGSGLSGFQPGVAHREMGLYVLRVPNGAIQRAVAAGRFRQADEGLLVRRLWCLLHGMAELERTGYLPGRYGHRAFLDAAVRDFAVGAGDTFEAATASGAFLEDA
- a CDS encoding protealysin inhibitor emfourin, giving the protein MRIDVRRTGGFAGIERRAGIDISALPDAAGWRALAEQALADAREAPRSVVPDGFSYTVTVDGRVFRCADPHLSDAQRALVSRVLKEGA
- a CDS encoding M4 family metallopeptidase, with the translated sequence MDANRSAVPHPVFCTIVPPHVLDKLARADDPALSGPARRTLEADAARRTRRALTTTLGAPATPDAPTGRPERTIHDCGNRTALPGRKVRSEGDEPGTDATVNRAYGGLGATFELLLSAYGRDSLDGAGLPLVASVHYDQDYGNAFWDGEQMVFGDGDGEIFLDFTLPVDVIAHELAHGLTQYTANLSYYGQPGALNESVSDVFGSLVKQYTLDQTAAEADWLIGAGLLAPRVSGVALRSMKEPGSAYDDDVLGKDPQPGSMDDYVRTGRDNGGVHINSGIPNRAFHLLATQLGGKSWERAGQIWFDVLTGGGLEVDANFTEFAGQTVAAARTRFGDGTPEHEAVLKAWTEVGVSTA
- the leuA gene encoding 2-isopropylmalate synthase translates to MSEPSVTSVGRPTPVTNATHTQKPSGMPIHKYGRYEAVAIPDRTWPEKRVTTAPRWLSTDLRDGNQALIDPMSPARKREMFDLLVRMGYKEIEVGFPSSGETDFAFVRSIIEEGAIPEDVTISVLTQAREELIERTVESLRGAHRATVHLYNATAPTFRRVVFRGTKEQVRQIAVDGTRLVMEYAEKILGPETIFGYQYSPEIFTDTELDFALEVCEAVMDVWQPEAGREIILNLPATVERSTPSTHADRFEWMSRNLSRREFVCLSVHPHNDRGTAVAAAELALMAGADRIEGCLFGQGERTGNVDLVTLGMNLFSQGVDPQIDFSQIDEIRRTSEYCNQMEIHPRHPYAGDLVYTSFSGSHQDAIKKGFDAMAADAAARGKGVDEIEWAVPYLPIDPKDVGRSYEAVIRVNSQSGKGGVAYVLKNGHKLDLPRRMQIEFSRIIQSKTDAEGGEVTPGQIWSVFQDEYLPNPDNPWGRIQLTSGQTTTGTDGQDTLTVHASVDGTETVLSGTGNGPISAFFDALAAVGVDARLLDYQEHTMSEGASAQAASYIECAIDGKVLWGIGIDANTTRASLKAVISAVNRAAR